TGATCTGGCAGGTTCATGATCGTCCCCACCAGCCAGTATCCAGTGTGCGGCCGCCGCGATTGGGGGGCAATGCCCGACTCGGTGTCTTCGCCACGCGCTCGCCTGCACGGCCCAATCCCCTGGGGCTTTCCTTGGTGCGTTTGCTCGCGATGGAGCATCAGGCAGGCCAGGTGCGGATTCGTGTCGGCGGGTTGGATTTGCTTGACGGTACGCCGATCATCGATATCAAGCCGCATATCGCATTCACCGATTGCCCGCCCAATTCACACAGCGGATTTGCTCAGAATGAACCCGAGCGGTTGCGGGTGGATTGGTCCATGCTGCCGCATGACGAGGCACTCAGGCTTAACGATCACCAACGCTTGGTGATCACGCAAACCCTGTCGCTTGATCCACGACCGGCGTTCCATGACGATCCCGAGCGGGTTTATGGCTGCCCGTTATTTGAATTTGATGTGCAGTTTCGAGTTGAGAATGGCACGCTCTTCGTTCTGGGATTAAATCCTTTTCCTTGAGCCCACCATGTTCTAAACCTCCTGATGACGGGGTTCACGCGCCAGAATCTGGCTGACGGCCTCCCGCGCCAGAACCCCTTCGTAGAGCACCTGATACACCGCATGGACAATCGGCATATCCACTTGGTAACGCCCGGCAAGACGCTCGCCCTCGGCGGCCGCGCCGATGCCTTCGACCGCCTGGCCGATGGCTGCCACAGCTTCGTCACGGGTATATCCCTGCGCCAACTTGAGGCCGAATCGGCGATTGCGGGACTGATCATCGGTGCAAGTCAGCACCAAATCGCCCACGCCTGCCAACCCCATGAACGTCTCCGGTTTGGCGCCCGCTAACCCGCCAAGGCGCATCAACTCGGCTAATCCCCGGGTTATCAATGCCGCCCGCGCATTGGCACCAAAACCAAAACCATCGGCCACACCCGCCGCAATAGCCAGCACATTTTTCAGACCGCCGGCGATTTCGACGCCGATGACATCCTCGGTCGGGTAGGTGCGCAGTGTGTGGTTGCGTAGCGTGGCGGCAATGCATTCGGCAGCCTGAGGCTGCACGCTGGCCACGGTAATGGCTGAGGGTTTTGCGGTGGCTACTTCATGCGCGAAGGTCGGGCCGGATACCGCGACAAAAGGATGTTTGGGAAGGCAAGAGGCAACCATTTGACTGATTTGCCGCCCGGTTCCCTGCTCAAAGCCTTTGGATGCGTTTACAACGATGGCATCAACGGGAAAATGTGACGCATGGTCACTCAGAAAATCGGCCAGCACCTTGGTCGGCAAGGCCAACCAGACCTGCTCGGCCGCGTTTAACGTGAGCGGAAGATCAGCGGTGATCTTCAAGGATTCGGGAAAGGGGCAATCGGGCAGATAGCGGGCATTCACGCGATCTTGCTGGCTGCGCTCGGCCAACCCTGGATCGCGCGCCCACAGGCAGACATTGTGACCATTCCTGGCCAACACAATGCCCAGCGCGGTGCCCCAGGAACCTGCGCCCAGTACCGCGATTGATGCCTGAGCACTCATTGCGGAACCTTACTGCGGACGCCCCTGAACCTGTTCGAGTTGCTCCTGCACATGTTGCGAATACAGTTGATCAAAATTGACGGGTTGCAAAACAAGTTGCGGGAAGCCGCCTTTCATCACCAAATCGGAAACCGTTTCACGGATATAAGGCTGCAACAGGTTGGGGCAGTACGCACCCAGAATCTGTTGTGTATTTTCATCATCGAAACCGGCCACGGTAAAGATCCCGGCATACTGAACTTCGGCCAGGTAGATGGTTTCTTCGTTGTGCACAGCGGTGGCCGTGATGGTCAGCGCGGTTTCGAACACACCCTCACCCAGCTTGCGTGCGTTGTTGGCCACTTGAATGTTGACCTCTGGCGACCACTCTGTCGCCACGAAAATATCCGGCGCTTGCGGCGATTCGAACGACACGTCTTTCAGATAAATCTTCTGAATCGCAAATTGCTGCTCTACCGCACCTTCTTGCGTGGCGGCGTGATCGTTATTGGTCTGTTCGGCCATGGAAACAACTCCCTATGCATGAGAAAAATAAAACCGTTATACCCGGTTGCTATGCCAACCGGATGACAAATGAAATCTAGCAGCCTGTCGGACTTTAGGAATCTTAGCGAAAATCAAGCGGGCGAGGGCAGATGGATTTGCAGCCGATTTCCCTGAAGTCCGACAGGCTGCGTGGATTATCGAACGCCTTGTTGTTGCAGCCAGCTTTCTAATGCCTGCAACGGCATGGCACCGGACGTGCGGGCAACTTCCTGCCCACCCCGGAACAGGATTAAGGTCGGAATGCTGCGAATGCCAAACCGAGCCGCTGTTTGCGGCGCCTGTTCCGTTTCCAGTTTGCCGACCCGCAACTTGGTTTTCTGACGGCCAGCCAACTGCTCGAACACGGGCGCCATCATCTGGCAGGGACCGCACCATGTCGCCCAGAAATCGACCAAGACAGGTAAATCATTGCGGCCGATCTGGCGTGCGAAATTCTGATCGGTCAGGGTGATGGGCTGACCCGAAAACAGTTCAGCACCGCACTTGCCGCATTGACCACTGCCTTTACGCTCGCCAGGAATGCGATTCACCGCGTCACATTTAGGGCAAACAACGTGTATGGAAGAAGTTTCGCTCATCGCCTTACTCCGTCAATTCGGGATTACTCATGTACATCAGGTTGTACGTTGGGCTGAATGTGGGGGCGGGTGCGTTCTTTTTCCAGTAGGGCGGGCAATTTTCCTGAGCTGACGAGCGCGGACAAGTCATCATATCCGCCCACATGGGTCTGACCGATGAAGATTTGCGGCACGGTTTCGCGCCCGGATCGTTGCTCCATTTCTGCCCGACGGTCCGAATGGAAGTCCACAGAAATCGTCGAAAACTCAAGGCCTTGCTCTTTGAGGAGTCGTTTGGCGAAATGGCAGTAGGGGCAAAAGGCGCTGAGATAAACTTCGACGATGGGGACGTCTGACGAAGTGTCTGAGGAACTTCCTGTCTGCTCACTCACAAAAACAGAACCGATGCTATTTGCGGACAACGGGAAATTTTTCGGCCTTCCACGCCGTGATGCCCCCCGCAAGATGGGCCACTTGAGTAAAACCCGCCTTCACGAACATGTTGGCAGCTGACGCGGAGCGGTTGCCGGAGCGGCAATAAAGCAGAATTTGATCCGCCTTGTGCTTCTCGAATTCCGAGAGTTTGCTCGCTACCGTACCCAACGCGATATGGCGCGCGCCCTTGATATGTTCTCCGCGGAACTCGTCTGTTTCTCGCACGTCGATGAGCAACACGTTCTCCCGACCGATCAGACGGGCAAACTCGGCAGCGGTCATGTCGCGGAATTTTTTCATTCCCCGCGTCATTTCGTTACCCAAAAGCAAAACGATCAGCACCACAGCAGCCAGAGACAAGGCCCAGTGCCGCATCAGAAAGTCGATATATTCCTGCATCATTTACCCTTAAAACAGAATTCGAAGCGCGTAAAGCCATTCAAGGCCGGTTATTGTGCTCGGCGCACGCCCAACTTGGACAGAATCGAATCCATTGGACAAAAACGGGTAATGCCGCTCTGGAACAGGTTCAGGCCAACAAACGCGGTCAACCACAACCAGCTTGGCTTCGCGAGATCGACCTGGCCGGTAACATGCGCCAATATCAAGGTGAGCAGAATCATCAACCCTGCCATAATGCGGACGATACGATCAGTCGTCATATCAAAAACCTCAGGAGT
This region of Halothiobacillus neapolitanus c2 genomic DNA includes:
- the tsaA gene encoding tRNA (N6-threonylcarbamoyladenosine(37)-N6)-methyltransferase TrmO, which produces MTANSLELNPVATIQSPFKSRFGIPRQSGLVPDAIGWIEPHAPWHRAEAWAGIEQYTHLWLIWQVHDRPHQPVSSVRPPRLGGNARLGVFATRSPARPNPLGLSLVRLLAMEHQAGQVRIRVGGLDLLDGTPIIDIKPHIAFTDCPPNSHSGFAQNEPERLRVDWSMLPHDEALRLNDHQRLVITQTLSLDPRPAFHDDPERVYGCPLFEFDVQFRVENGTLFVLGLNPFP
- the trxC gene encoding thioredoxin TrxC; protein product: MSETSSIHVVCPKCDAVNRIPGERKGSGQCGKCGAELFSGQPITLTDQNFARQIGRNDLPVLVDFWATWCGPCQMMAPVFEQLAGRQKTKLRVGKLETEQAPQTAARFGIRSIPTLILFRGGQEVARTSGAMPLQALESWLQQQGVR
- the grxC gene encoding glutaredoxin 3; protein product: MSEQTGSSSDTSSDVPIVEVYLSAFCPYCHFAKRLLKEQGLEFSTISVDFHSDRRAEMEQRSGRETVPQIFIGQTHVGGYDDLSALVSSGKLPALLEKERTRPHIQPNVQPDVHE
- a CDS encoding rhodanese-like domain-containing protein codes for the protein MMQEYIDFLMRHWALSLAAVVLIVLLLGNEMTRGMKKFRDMTAAEFARLIGRENVLLIDVRETDEFRGEHIKGARHIALGTVASKLSEFEKHKADQILLYCRSGNRSASAANMFVKAGFTQVAHLAGGITAWKAEKFPVVRK
- the secB gene encoding protein-export chaperone SecB, translated to MAEQTNNDHAATQEGAVEQQFAIQKIYLKDVSFESPQAPDIFVATEWSPEVNIQVANNARKLGEGVFETALTITATAVHNEETIYLAEVQYAGIFTVAGFDDENTQQILGAYCPNLLQPYIRETVSDLVMKGGFPQLVLQPVNFDQLYSQHVQEQLEQVQGRPQ
- a CDS encoding NAD(P)H-dependent glycerol-3-phosphate dehydrogenase — protein: MSAQASIAVLGAGSWGTALGIVLARNGHNVCLWARDPGLAERSQQDRVNARYLPDCPFPESLKITADLPLTLNAAEQVWLALPTKVLADFLSDHASHFPVDAIVVNASKGFEQGTGRQISQMVASCLPKHPFVAVSGPTFAHEVATAKPSAITVASVQPQAAECIAATLRNHTLRTYPTEDVIGVEIAGGLKNVLAIAAGVADGFGFGANARAALITRGLAELMRLGGLAGAKPETFMGLAGVGDLVLTCTDDQSRNRRFGLKLAQGYTRDEAVAAIGQAVEGIGAAAEGERLAGRYQVDMPIVHAVYQVLYEGVLAREAVSQILAREPRHQEV
- a CDS encoding YgaP family membrane protein, which translates into the protein MTTDRIVRIMAGLMILLTLILAHVTGQVDLAKPSWLWLTAFVGLNLFQSGITRFCPMDSILSKLGVRRAQ